In Ammoniphilus sp. CFH 90114, a single window of DNA contains:
- the pstA gene encoding phosphate ABC transporter permease PstA, producing the protein MNTKTTDRIATGVFYGIALLIVIVLFGLLGYILLHGFERINLQFITSPPQKMRAGGGVGPQLFNSLYLLVLTMLITIPLGLGGGIYLAEYAPKNRLTELIRLSIEVLSSLPSIVVGLFGLMLFVNWMGWGYSILSGAFALTVFNLPLMVRVVEESLRSVPREQKEASLALGITHWATIRKVLLPVALPGILTGTILAAGRIFGEAAALLFTAGMTTPRLNFADWNPLHPTSPLNPFRPAETLAVHIWKINSEGLIPDVREVADGASAILVLTVLLFNLLARWFGGWLYRRLTAQ; encoded by the coding sequence ATGAATACGAAGACCACGGATCGCATAGCTACAGGTGTATTTTATGGCATAGCGCTACTCATTGTTATCGTGTTGTTTGGGCTCCTTGGATATATTCTTCTTCATGGATTCGAGCGAATTAATTTGCAGTTTATCACGAGTCCCCCACAAAAAATGAGGGCTGGCGGGGGCGTCGGGCCACAGCTTTTCAACTCATTATACTTACTGGTTCTAACAATGCTTATCACCATCCCCCTAGGATTAGGTGGGGGGATTTATTTAGCTGAGTATGCTCCAAAAAATCGACTAACAGAGCTTATACGTTTAAGCATAGAAGTTCTGTCCTCCCTCCCTTCTATTGTTGTAGGTCTATTTGGTCTTATGTTATTTGTTAATTGGATGGGATGGGGGTATTCCATTCTCTCTGGGGCATTTGCTCTAACGGTTTTTAACTTGCCACTCATGGTTCGAGTGGTGGAGGAATCTTTGCGTAGTGTACCACGGGAGCAGAAAGAGGCAAGCCTGGCTCTTGGTATTACGCACTGGGCCACTATCCGTAAGGTTTTGCTTCCTGTAGCACTACCGGGGATACTCACGGGTACCATACTTGCTGCAGGAAGAATCTTCGGGGAAGCGGCAGCCCTATTGTTTACAGCTGGAATGACAACTCCACGTCTCAATTTTGCGGATTGGAATCCATTGCACCCTACGTCTCCACTTAATCCTTTTCGACCTGCAGAGACTCTAGCTGTGCATATTTGGAAAATTAATAGTGAGGGATTGATCCCTGATGTCCGTGAAGTTGCCGATGGAGCCTCTGCGATCTTAGTCCTGACGGTGTTATTATTTAACCTATTAGCACGATGGTTTGGAGGATGGCTGTACCGAAGACTCACCGCGCAATAA